The following are encoded together in the Paenibacillus thermoaerophilus genome:
- a CDS encoding helix-turn-helix domain-containing protein → MSKRVRIGRVVRIPRYLQLLLLFGIVIGAVPVLVLGVYSYASATGDIEQRMVEGKLQLLLQTQMRVEQAMKTLESSAVQYANSPQVTAAINDRLSAEDFERVRNLYQGLYNLQTLPGITDGYLIGIQNDWAMNFVSFLRPEQVPFYKRLGQYASHSSNLFWDISVDAEPADGADVDASEAPRAIRMVHKLPILPYTSQPKGYLVIEMEKTHFSTLLTSENGELNDIYVLERNGRSFLPNRLAEANSAVNARIAEAAAESGGKPGFITGRADGRETVFTYRQSAYNGWIYVSAFSIGEISGQSGKIAVATAVACGIVLVIVGLIAAVASRRMYSPIKRLIEMTGSVSAPEGGSRDEFVSIEQRFRALFSTGEQLQRQMQGQFGQLAEFLMLKLFAGQVSDSEFHSRGRMFGFPSGWRRLGVLVLQIDSLQDTRYRESDRDLLLFAINNIVGELLPADRRFSPVLQGDSQLTMIASEREDEAELREEFFRYAASIQSKVAELLQIPVSIGISRPFSRPCDARRASREGLEALKSRLHLGPGMLLHLDDVSAGHSEVAAAAYTHLRWNEDQLVQALKAGDAASALQIFDAYMTEMAERGIAVQEYPILLMQFVSRLCRIVQEQGGSAHRVLGGGVSYERLMKLGTPASIRAWFKDELLEPIVAFLGKQAETQYVNIANQVIKLVEERYDQDLTLEWCAQKLNFHPVYLSRVFKRETGKTFSEYLAEYRMNLAKTWLDTTSLKISEISEKLNYSNTTAFIRTFRKVVGTTPGQYRERNGAVQTD, encoded by the coding sequence GTGTCCAAACGGGTCCGAATTGGGCGGGTGGTCCGGATTCCCCGTTATCTGCAACTGCTGCTTCTATTCGGCATCGTTATTGGCGCCGTGCCGGTTTTGGTGCTGGGCGTGTACTCCTATGCAAGCGCAACGGGGGATATCGAGCAGCGCATGGTGGAGGGGAAGCTGCAGCTCCTCTTGCAGACGCAGATGAGAGTCGAGCAGGCGATGAAGACGCTGGAGTCGAGCGCGGTCCAATATGCCAATTCGCCGCAGGTCACGGCCGCGATCAATGACCGGCTGAGCGCGGAGGATTTCGAGCGGGTTCGCAACCTGTATCAAGGGCTTTATAATTTGCAAACGCTTCCAGGAATCACGGACGGCTATTTGATCGGCATTCAGAACGATTGGGCGATGAATTTCGTCTCGTTCCTCCGGCCCGAGCAAGTGCCGTTCTACAAGAGGCTCGGGCAATACGCGTCGCATTCCAGCAACCTGTTCTGGGACATCTCGGTCGATGCCGAGCCCGCGGACGGGGCGGACGTTGACGCCTCGGAAGCGCCGAGAGCGATCCGGATGGTGCACAAGCTGCCCATTCTCCCGTATACGTCGCAGCCGAAGGGCTATCTCGTCATCGAGATGGAGAAGACGCACTTCAGCACGCTGCTGACTTCCGAGAACGGCGAGCTGAACGATATTTACGTATTGGAGCGGAACGGGAGGAGCTTCCTGCCGAACCGCTTGGCCGAAGCGAACAGCGCCGTTAATGCGCGTATTGCGGAGGCGGCGGCGGAATCCGGCGGCAAGCCCGGATTTATAACCGGCCGGGCGGACGGACGCGAGACGGTGTTCACCTACCGCCAGTCGGCCTATAACGGCTGGATCTACGTGTCGGCTTTCTCCATCGGCGAGATATCCGGCCAATCCGGCAAGATCGCCGTTGCCACCGCGGTGGCCTGCGGCATCGTGCTCGTCATCGTCGGGCTGATCGCCGCCGTCGCCAGTCGGAGGATGTATTCGCCGATCAAGCGGCTGATCGAGATGACCGGCTCCGTGTCCGCGCCCGAGGGCGGAAGCCGGGACGAGTTCGTCTCGATCGAGCAGCGGTTCCGGGCGCTGTTCAGCACGGGCGAACAGTTGCAGCGCCAGATGCAGGGGCAGTTCGGGCAGCTTGCGGAGTTTCTGATGCTCAAGCTGTTCGCCGGGCAAGTCTCCGATTCGGAATTCCACTCCCGGGGCCGCATGTTCGGCTTCCCGTCGGGGTGGAGACGGCTCGGCGTGCTCGTCCTCCAGATCGATTCGCTGCAGGACACCCGATACCGCGAGTCGGACCGGGATCTGCTGCTGTTCGCGATCAACAACATCGTCGGCGAGCTGCTGCCGGCGGACCGGCGGTTCAGTCCGGTGCTGCAGGGCGACTCCCAGCTCACGATGATTGCGAGCGAACGGGAGGACGAAGCGGAGCTGCGCGAGGAATTTTTCCGATACGCGGCATCGATTCAGTCGAAAGTCGCCGAACTGCTGCAGATCCCCGTCAGTATCGGCATCAGCCGGCCGTTCAGCCGGCCTTGCGACGCCCGCCGGGCCAGCCGGGAAGGGCTGGAAGCGCTCAAGAGCCGTCTCCATCTAGGACCCGGCATGCTCCTGCATCTGGACGATGTGTCGGCGGGACATTCCGAGGTGGCGGCAGCGGCCTACACCCATCTGCGTTGGAACGAGGATCAACTGGTGCAGGCGCTTAAAGCGGGCGATGCCGCCTCGGCGCTTCAAATCTTCGACGCCTATATGACGGAGATGGCCGAGAGGGGCATAGCCGTGCAGGAATACCCGATTCTGCTCATGCAATTCGTATCCCGCTTGTGCCGCATCGTGCAGGAGCAGGGCGGCTCCGCGCACCGGGTGCTCGGGGGAGGCGTCTCTTACGAGCGCCTGATGAAGCTGGGCACGCCCGCCAGCATCCGGGCGTGGTTCAAGGACGAGCTGCTGGAACCGATCGTGGCGTTCCTCGGCAAGCAGGCCGAGACGCAATACGTCAATATCGCGAATCAGGTCATCAAGCTTGTCGAGGAGCGGTACGACCAGGATCTGACTCTGGAATGGTGCGCGCAGAAGCTGAACTTCCACCCGGTTTATTTGAGCCGCGTCTTCAAGCGGGAGACGGGCAAGACGTTCAGCGAATATTTGGCCGAGTACCGGATGAATCTGGCGAAAACGTGGTTGGATACGACCTCCCTGAAAATATCCGAAATCTCCGAAAA
- a CDS encoding autorepressor SdpR family transcription factor, translating into MSINQAFKALSDPTRRTILDLLRDRDMTAGEIADHFQMTKPSISHHLNLLKQAELVRDERKGQHIFYSLNTTVFHELMKWFLEFQQPNKTGKDDSR; encoded by the coding sequence ATGTCGATCAATCAAGCGTTCAAAGCGCTGTCCGATCCGACTCGGCGCACGATACTCGACCTGCTTCGGGACCGGGACATGACGGCCGGCGAGATCGCCGACCATTTTCAGATGACCAAACCGAGCATCTCCCACCATCTGAACCTCCTGAAGCAAGCCGAACTCGTCAGAGACGAACGGAAAGGCCAGCATATCTTTTACTCGTTGAACACAACCGTGTTTCACGAGCTGATGAAGTGGTTTCTGGAATTTCAGCAGCCGAACAAAACCGGAAAGGATGACAGCAGATGA
- a CDS encoding SdpI family protein, giving the protein MKLNSLKWYLIAAALIAGLIVAPYLPEQVPIHFNIQGEPDNYASKWFAVLFMPGLMLAVNLLFMFSPKYESKRNDPRQQKDFEKIQTITTAGLLLLHGFVLAFGYGLDINIGRVIGPVVGLTFIVMGNYMPRLRPNNRFGIRLPSTLSDETVWRKVHQVSGRLYVAGGILLALTALLPSSAIPYVFLPIVLITALFPIVAATLISRRMKRG; this is encoded by the coding sequence ATGAAATTGAACTCGCTCAAATGGTATTTGATCGCGGCCGCCCTGATCGCGGGATTGATCGTTGCTCCCTACTTGCCGGAGCAAGTTCCCATCCACTTCAACATCCAGGGGGAACCCGACAACTATGCGTCGAAATGGTTTGCGGTGCTGTTCATGCCGGGTCTGATGCTGGCGGTTAACTTGCTGTTTATGTTCTCTCCCAAATACGAATCGAAACGGAACGATCCCCGTCAGCAAAAGGATTTCGAGAAGATCCAGACGATTACGACTGCCGGTTTGCTCCTGCTTCACGGGTTTGTCCTGGCGTTCGGCTACGGGCTGGACATCAACATCGGACGCGTCATCGGACCGGTCGTCGGACTGACCTTTATCGTCATGGGGAACTATATGCCCCGGCTGCGGCCGAACAACCGGTTCGGCATCCGGCTCCCGTCCACCCTGTCGGACGAAACGGTCTGGCGCAAGGTGCATCAAGTGTCGGGACGTCTATATGTGGCCGGCGGCATCCTGCTGGCGCTCACCGCCTTGCTGCCATCTTCGGCCATCCCGTACGTGTTCCTGCCGATCGTGCTGATCACGGCGCTGTTCCCGATCGTCGCGGCCACCCTCATCTCGCGCAGAATGAAACGCGGTTAA
- a CDS encoding glycoside hydrolase family 16 protein gives MNYTSARLKTQGKKSFKYGRIEARIKLPKGQGLWPAFWTLGADIGSVGWPKSGEIDIMEHVNNENNTHGYIHWDVNGHASYGGPSHTIDVTQYHVYSIEWTPSSIKWFIDGVPFKEANIENNINSTEEFHKEHFLLLNMAVGGNWPGSPDGSTVFPAKCSSTTYESIKTEAEARRLPTSCPAEPTN, from the coding sequence ATGAACTATACATCGGCCCGCTTGAAGACCCAAGGGAAGAAAAGCTTTAAGTACGGCCGGATCGAAGCCCGAATCAAGCTGCCGAAAGGTCAAGGCCTGTGGCCGGCTTTCTGGACGCTGGGCGCGGATATCGGATCGGTCGGCTGGCCCAAAAGCGGCGAAATCGATATCATGGAGCATGTCAACAACGAAAACAACACGCACGGGTATATCCATTGGGACGTCAACGGCCACGCTTCTTACGGCGGGCCCAGCCACACGATCGACGTAACCCAGTACCACGTCTATTCCATCGAATGGACACCCAGCTCCATCAAGTGGTTCATCGACGGCGTCCCGTTCAAGGAAGCCAATATCGAGAACAACATCAATTCGACGGAAGAGTTCCATAAGGAGCATTTCCTTCTTCTGAACATGGCGGTGGGAGGAAACTGGCCGGGTTCGCCCGATGGCTCGACCGTATTCCCGGCGAAATGTTCGTCGACTACGTACGAGTCTATCAAGACGGAGGCGGAGGCACGCCGCCTACCGACATCGTGTCCGGCGGAACCTACAAATTGA
- a CDS encoding RICIN domain-containing protein, whose product MARPYSRRNVRRLRTSLSRRRRRHAAYRHRVRRNLQIDQREQRQTLDVSSSGTADGTNVQIWTDNGTGAQKWNLIRLP is encoded by the coding sequence ATGGCTCGACCGTATTCCCGGCGAAATGTTCGTCGACTACGTACGAGTCTATCAAGACGGAGGCGGAGGCACGCCGCCTACCGACATCGTGTCCGGCGGAACCTACAAATTGATCAACGTGAACAGCGGCAAACGCTGGACGTCTCCTCGTCGGGAACGGCCGACGGCACGAACGTCCAAATCTGGACGGACAACGGCACCGGCGCTCAGAAGTGGAATTTGATCCGATTGCCGTAA
- a CDS encoding DUF1540 domain-containing protein: MAKDVLCEVSSCKYWAEGNLCAASSIYVVSRGKEARNSEETDCKTFEPKM; the protein is encoded by the coding sequence GTGGCGAAAGACGTATTGTGCGAAGTCAGCTCTTGCAAATACTGGGCCGAAGGCAATCTGTGCGCCGCTTCCTCGATTTATGTGGTCAGCAGAGGCAAGGAAGCGCGCAATTCCGAAGAAACGGACTGCAAAACATTCGAGCCCAAGATGTAA